The region ATAACTCTACTCTTATATTCCTCTTTTAGTCTAGGTATATACGCCATTACTATAGTACTTGATTAGATTTTTTTGAAAATCTTACTTTCTTATCTCCTTCAACTCTAATTCCAACTCTAGTTGCTTCCTTAGTTTTAGGATCAATTAAAGATATGTTAGAAATTTGTATAGAAGCTTCTTTTTTTACGATACCACCTTGAGGGCTTTTCGCACTAGGTTTCGTATGTTTAGAAACCATGTTTACACCTTCAACAATCGCTTTGTTTTTCTCACGGTCAACACGTAAAACTTTACCTTCGGCACCTTTATGGTCTCCTGCAATAACTCTTACGATATCTCCTGTTTTTATTTTTAGCTTTATCATCTTATAACGAATTAAAGCACTTCTGGTGCTAATGATACAATTTTCATGAATTGTTTTTCACGAAGTTCTCTTGCTACCGGACCAAAAACACGAGTTCCTCTCATTTCTCCTGCAGCATTCAAAAGAACACATGCATTATCATCGAAACGGATATAAGAACCATCAGCTCTTCTCACTTCTTTTTTGGTACGCACAACAACTGCAGTTGAAACAGCTCCTTTTTTAACGCTTCCGTTAGGAGTTGTATCTTTTATAGATACTACAATCTTGTCACCAACAGAGGCATACCTTCTTTTGGTACCTCCTAAAACACGGATAGTTAAAACTTCTTTAGCTCCTGTGTTATCTGCTACTTTTAGTCTTGATTCTTGTTGTACCATAATTATTTAGCTCTTTCTAGGATTTCAACTAATCTCCAACATTTTGATTTACTTAAAGGACGCGTTTCGCTAATTCTTACAGTATCTCCAATGTTACAGTCGTTTGTTTCGTCATGTGCAACAAATTTCTTTGTTTTCAACACGAACTTACCGTATAATGGGTGTTTTACTTTAGTAACTTGTGCAACAACAATGGACTTATCCATTTTGTTTGACGTTACAACACCAATTCTCTCTTTTCTTAAATTTCTTTTTTCTTCCATCTTTCAGCAGATTACAATTATTGCAATTCTCTTTTAGTTAGCTCTGTAGCCAATCTTGCAACTGTTCTTCTTACACTTCTAATTTGAAGTGGATTCTCAATTGGAGATATTGCATGAGCCATTTTTAGGTCAGCATATGTTTTCTTAGTCTGGCTAAGCTTTTCTTGCAACTCCGCTGCAGAAAGATCTTTTATTTCTGATTGTTTCATAATATAATATAGATTATGCTTCGAAATCTCTAGCAACAACGAATTTAG is a window of Flavobacterium acetivorans DNA encoding:
- the rplN gene encoding 50S ribosomal protein L14 translates to MVQQESRLKVADNTGAKEVLTIRVLGGTKRRYASVGDKIVVSIKDTTPNGSVKKGAVSTAVVVRTKKEVRRADGSYIRFDDNACVLLNAAGEMRGTRVFGPVARELREKQFMKIVSLAPEVL
- the rpmC gene encoding 50S ribosomal protein L29 — protein: MKQSEIKDLSAAELQEKLSQTKKTYADLKMAHAISPIENPLQIRSVRRTVARLATELTKRELQ
- the rplX gene encoding 50S ribosomal protein L24, with amino-acid sequence MIKLKIKTGDIVRVIAGDHKGAEGKVLRVDREKNKAIVEGVNMVSKHTKPSAKSPQGGIVKKEASIQISNISLIDPKTKEATRVGIRVEGDKKVRFSKKSNQVL
- the rpsQ gene encoding 30S ribosomal protein S17, producing the protein MEEKRNLRKERIGVVTSNKMDKSIVVAQVTKVKHPLYGKFVLKTKKFVAHDETNDCNIGDTVRISETRPLSKSKCWRLVEILERAK